From Flexistipes sp.:
AATATCATTTTAAAAAGTCTGTGCATAGTTTCGCTATCATCGATAGCTAAAATTCTGGTTGGCATGTCCGCCCTCTTGTCGTAATTTTGTTATATTTAAATAAAAAATTGTTGTATATTCACAACAATTATAGCATAGATATAAATATTTCAAATAAAAATCAATTAAATTTTTCTGCAATGAGCCTTTCGACAGAATCAGGAACGAATTTTTTAACGTCGCCTCCCAATCTTGCTATCTCGCGAATCATGCTTGAGCTCAGGAAGATATAACTCATATTGGGCATGAGGAAAACCGTTTCGCATTCTTCGTTGAGCTGTCTGTTCATCAGGGCAAGCTGAAGTTCGTACTCAAAATCAGAGACAGCTCTTAACCCCCTTAAAAGGACGTTTATTTTTTTCTTCTGCATGAAGTTGGAGAGCAGACAGCTGAACGGCTCAACGTTTACATTAGGCAGGTGTTTTGTAGCACTTATGGTGGAATCAACGCGCTCGTCAAGAGTGAAAAGTGGATTTTTACCGGGATTTTCTGCTATTGCCACAAGAAGATGGTTAAACATTTTTGCGCCGCGCTCAATAATATCGAGATGACCGTTGGTTAGAGGATCAAAAGTACCCGGGTAGATAGCGGTCATTGTTCTCCTCTGAATATACGAATCATCGTGTCTCCATATCTTCGCTCATCCGTTAATTTCATACCTGTCCCGGAGTAATCAATATCGTTGTTTATATGTTCTTCATAAATCAGAATGCCATTTTTTTCAAGTATTTCGTTATTTTTTATTAACGTCAGGATTTCTCTGGGGGAGTAAAAACCATAGGGGGGGTCTATAAAAACAATATTATACTTTCTTTTTTCGCAGCTTTTAAGGAATCTTCTGAAATCTTTCTTTATAATTCTGAAGTTTTTTATATCGATATCTGAAGTGTTTTTTTTGACTGATGAAACATTTATGTCCACAAAGTCAACCCATCCTGCACCCCTGCTTAACGCTTCCACACCGAATATTCCGGAACCGGCAAACAAATCCAGAACAAAAGCAGACTGGATTTTGTCCTGAATTATAGAAAACAAGGCTAATCTTATTTTATCGGTGGTTGGCCTTATCCTGGAGGATTTCGGCAAAGTGACTTGTCTGCCCTTTAAAAAGCCTGAAGTTACCCTCAATGAATTGCTCCCGGATGAATTTATAAACCTGGTGCATATCAAACAGATTGTTTCCATCAGCTATTTTATACAATGAAAGTTTTTTCACAAGAGATTTATATCCTGCCGCCCTGCTGCTGTCTTTTGATGAGACGAGGTTGTTGCCGCTTTCACTAAAATAGAGCATAAGAGCAAGGGTTATTATAAGATCTCCGAAAGCCGGATGAAAAGGGCCTGCTGCGATATCCGAATAGTCAAGGTTTTCAGTGGGTATACCGATTCTCAGTATTTCGGTTCCGTTGGTTATGCACGCTGCAGTACAGTACAGACAAATCTGTAACGCTTCACTGAGTGTCAGAGGAGTGTATTCACCGACTTTGTAATATTTTTCCAGAGGTGTGTTTTTAAAGATAACGGTGGGATAGAGTCTAAAGCCGCGGGGTTTAAGTGAAAGCAAAACTTCAAATCCTTCTAAAAATTCATCTGCTGAATCGCTGTACATTCCGGGCATCACCTGGGCTACTGTGTAAAAGTTTTCACAAGACATCCTTAAAGATTTGAGAGCCTTGTTTGCATCATATGGTCTTAAATTTTCAGAGAGTGCTTTATCATTCAATGTCTGGATACCCAGCTCCACTTCTGTAACGCAGTTTGCCTTTAATTCATCAATAATATCTTTGTTTATACAGTCAGGGCGGGTTGATACCCTTATTTCGTCAAATCCGTATTCCCGGCTTATTCTGTACATCGTTTGCCGTAATTCTTCCCGGAGACAGGTAAAGCTTCCGCCGAAAAAGGCAATTTTATTAAAACTGCCTGAAGAAGTAACGGTTTTTATTTGAGAAACTACGGAGTGAGTAATCTCTGATTGACTGAACCCGGTTAAACTGTTTTGATCACAATAAAGGCATCTGTTAGTACATCCTGCAAATGGGATGAATACAGGGCAAATCTTACTCATTAACAAGTTTTTTTAAGGCTGCACCGGCGGCGTTCTGTTCGGCTCTTTTTTTGCTTTTTCCCTTTCCGTATCCGAGAATTGCACCCTCTGCAGCAACGGCAATGGTGAAGACTTTGTCATGTTCCGGGCCTTCTTCACTTATCACTTCATATTCAGGCAGGCACTCGAACTTCTTTTGTGTCAGCTTCTGCAGTTCCGTTTTATTATCCACAAAAGATCTGTTGCTTATGGTATCGTCTATTTTGTTTACCATAAGCTCCAGTACAACTTTTTTTGCCTGTTCGTACCCTCCGTCCAGATAAATAGCCGCAACCAGAGATTCAAAAATATCACACAGGAGTGAAGGTTTCTCCTGTCCTCCGCTTTGGGCTTCGCCTTTGCCAAGTTTTACGTAGCTGCCCAAATTCAATGCAGCGGCAATTTTGGAGAGAAAATCCTCGCTGACAAAATAACCCCGGTACATAGAAAGAATGCCTTCATCAAAAGTTTTATACTCTTTTAACAGGTATTCGGAGACGATTAACTGTAATACGGCATCACCCAGGAACTCCAAACGCT
This genomic window contains:
- the coaD gene encoding pantetheine-phosphate adenylyltransferase, with the protein product MTAIYPGTFDPLTNGHLDIIERGAKMFNHLLVAIAENPGKNPLFTLDERVDSTISATKHLPNVNVEPFSCLLSNFMQKKKINVLLRGLRAVSDFEYELQLALMNRQLNEECETVFLMPNMSYIFLSSSMIREIARLGGDVKKFVPDSVERLIAEKFN
- the rsmD gene encoding 16S rRNA (guanine(966)-N(2))-methyltransferase RsmD translates to MRVTSGFLKGRQVTLPKSSRIRPTTDKIRLALFSIIQDKIQSAFVLDLFAGSGIFGVEALSRGAGWVDFVDINVSSVKKNTSDIDIKNFRIIKKDFRRFLKSCEKRKYNIVFIDPPYGFYSPREILTLIKNNEILEKNGILIYEEHINNDIDYSGTGMKLTDERRYGDTMIRIFRGEQ
- a CDS encoding radical SAM protein, which encodes MSKICPVFIPFAGCTNRCLYCDQNSLTGFSQSEITHSVVSQIKTVTSSGSFNKIAFFGGSFTCLREELRQTMYRISREYGFDEIRVSTRPDCINKDIIDELKANCVTEVELGIQTLNDKALSENLRPYDANKALKSLRMSCENFYTVAQVMPGMYSDSADEFLEGFEVLLSLKPRGFRLYPTVIFKNTPLEKYYKVGEYTPLTLSEALQICLYCTAACITNGTEILRIGIPTENLDYSDIAAGPFHPAFGDLIITLALMLYFSESGNNLVSSKDSSRAAGYKSLVKKLSLYKIADGNNLFDMHQVYKFIREQFIEGNFRLFKGQTSHFAEILQDKANHR
- the rnc gene encoding ribonuclease III, with protein sequence MSTLSKLQDKINYNFSNSGLLFEAVTHRSYSNEQNLNRNYERLEFLGDAVLQLIVSEYLLKEYKTFDEGILSMYRGYFVSEDFLSKIAAALNLGSYVKLGKGEAQSGGQEKPSLLCDIFESLVAAIYLDGGYEQAKKVVLELMVNKIDDTISNRSFVDNKTELQKLTQKKFECLPEYEVISEEGPEHDKVFTIAVAAEGAILGYGKGKSKKRAEQNAAGAALKKLVNE